In one window of Alternaria dauci strain A2016 chromosome 7, whole genome shotgun sequence DNA:
- a CDS encoding mitochondrial 54S ribosomal protein uL6m, with the protein MFAPARRRCAQSLAKASSQTTDSIPIFLLPVFSRPTPARTFTSTAPCQSKIGSLPLSIPQGVTFQVVAPSAKARNARVQAMSTVHVKGPLGELSMDIPPYININQDPSLGGPTLTIEDPKDAKQKAMWGTTRAYLQNHILGVSEGHSAILRFVGVGYRASVEDTATTVKSEFPGQKFVNLKVGYTHPVELAIPKGMTASTPQPTRLLLEGPEKEVVMQFAAKIRAWRVPEPYKGKGVFVNGETIKLKNKRVGGK; encoded by the exons ATGTTCGCCCCAGCACGACGGCGGTGCGCCCAAAGCCTCGCAAAGGCCTCGAGCCAGACGACCGACTCAATACCGATTTTCCTGTTACCCGTATTCTCCCGGCCCACGCCCGCCAGGACCTTTACCTCGACAGCGCCATGTCAATCGAAGATCGGGTCTCTGCCGCTCTCAATACCGCAGGGAGTCACGTTTCAAGTAGTCGCGCCTTCGGCTAAGGCTCGGAATGCAAGAGTGCAGGCAATGTCGACAGTACACGTCAAGGGACCGCTCGGCGAGCTTTCAATGGACATTCCTCCGTATATCAATATCAACCAGGACCCGTCATTGGGTGGACCAACATTGACAATAGAGGATCCGAAAGATGCAAAACAAAAGGCAATGTGGG GCACTACCCGCGCATACCTCCAAAATCACATCCTCGGTGTCAGCGAAGGACACAGTGCCATCCTCCGTTTCGTCGGTGTCGGTTACCGTGCCTCAGTCGAAGACACTGCGACTACCGTGAAATCCGAGTTCCCAGGCCAGAAGTTCGTCAACTTGAAGGTCGGATACACTCACCCAGTCGAACTCGCTATACCAAAGGGCATGACCGCGAGTACACCGCAACCAACACGTCTGCTATTAGAGGGCCCGGAGAAGGAGGTGGTCATGCAGTTTGCGGCCAAGATAAGGGCTTGGAGAGTACCGGAGCCGTACAAGGGCAAGGGTGTTTTCGTCAACGGAGAGACGATTAAGCTTAAGAACAAGAGAGTTGGCGGCAAATAG